One Lentisphaerota bacterium DNA window includes the following coding sequences:
- a CDS encoding PqqD family protein, with the protein MFGRRKTKSNTGAQPARPKPARDPFAAVLMAAEGVHEETGASGAVVLVRAMPVPMRYARLLGRFLGRERIARIILDEHGGFFWRQIDGVRTLGQIAEAVRKQMNRSEEETREAAITFTQDLMKRNLIVLKVPLTPIQP; encoded by the coding sequence ATGTTTGGGAGACGGAAGACGAAGTCGAATACGGGCGCGCAGCCGGCCCGGCCGAAGCCCGCCCGCGACCCTTTTGCGGCGGTGTTGATGGCGGCCGAGGGCGTGCACGAGGAGACCGGGGCGTCGGGCGCGGTGGTTCTGGTGCGCGCGATGCCCGTGCCCATGCGCTATGCGCGGCTTTTGGGCCGGTTTCTCGGCCGTGAACGAATCGCGCGCATCATTCTGGATGAACACGGCGGATTCTTCTGGCGGCAAATTGACGGCGTGCGGACTCTCGGTCAGATCGCCGAGGCCGTGCGCAAGCAGATGAACCGCTCGGAAGAGGAGACCCGCGAGGCGGCCATCACCTTTACGCAAGACTTGATGAAGCGCAACCTCATCGTCCTCAAAGTGCCCCTGACGCCGATACAACCATGA